GCCCCGGTTTCAGTAAAGTGATCAAATTAAATAGCTCGCCCAGATCATTCTGAACGGGAGTAGCGGTTAGGAGCAGGCAATATTTTTTGCGTAATTGCTGTACAAATAAATAATTGGTTGATTTTTTATTTTTCAGCTTGTGGGCTTCATCAATAATCAACATGTCATATTCATTTTCCAGCAGCATTTCTTTATGTGGATCGCGTTTAGCGGTGTCCATAGATGCGACAACAATCGCATTTCCCCAGGAATATGCTTTTTTCTGTGCTACAGCAGCGATACCAAACTTGGCATTTAGCTCGCGAACCCACTGCAATACGAGGGAAGCGGGTACCAGAATAAGTACCTTAGAGACTAGACCGCGAACAAGATATTCCTTGAGTACAAGTCCAGCTTCAATCGTCTTTCCAAGTCCGACCTCATCTGCAAGAATCGCGCGGCCCGACATCTCAAAAAGAACTTTATGCGCGGTATCGAGCTGGTGCGGAAGTGGGGATAATCCGGATAAATGCTTCATGCATTGAAGTTCATCGAAGCTTGTTACTAGACCTGTTTGTTCACCTTGAACAGCAAGTTTGGATAGACGGAAGTCTCCCCACGGACCGCCTTTATCCAGTTTGAGTTCTAGATCCTGTAGCCAATTCCGGTCAAAAGAAAGAGGAACAGGCAGTATAGGCGCTGACTTTCCACCTTTGTGAGGTAGAGAATTACGGAATAATTGCGTCATGGTACAGCCTCCTCAGGTGCTAATTCATATCATCATTCGTAGGAGTAGTATGCTCTTAAACAAGAGAATTCATAACCTTCTATTTTTCTTGATAGCCTTTAAAAAAGAGAGTAAAAGCGAGAAAATACCGCAAGTTTTGCGATATTTCAGCTGCTTGACTCTATTTTCGAAAAAGACCTTCGATACAATATGTGGTATAGTTTAAAAGCTGACGCACACAATATATTGTGACAAAAGCATGAAAATGTGATTTTTTTAAAGTGCGTAGCTGCTATTTGTTATTGACAAGATGAACTTCCTACATACACCCGTAAGGTTGAAGATACGTGTAAGGAAGTTTTTGTTGTGGAGCCCACACCATGAACTGGAACTAATATTTACTACATTGCGGGAGGTTTTTCTATTGGGTAAAGTGGAAGGTAAGCAACGCCTGGAAGGGCTAAGTGAAAAAATATTTTTGGATCGTTATGCTTGGAAGGATGCCGACAGCAATAATGCTAAAGTGGGCGATGTTGTACTAGTTCTAACGAAAGATGATCCGAAATTTCCAACGAAGGAAGTCGGAGAGATCGTAGAACGTAACGGCAGAATTGTAACCGTAAAGACGCGCAGCGGCGAACTTGTGAAATCAGATGTTGAGAAGCTGACGCTTAATATAGAAAAAAAACCAGAGGAAATGTGGGATCGTCTGTCTTCAGCTATGGCTTCTGTGGAGAAGACTCCTGAGCTTCAAGAAGAATGGGCGGGCAAATTCCGTTCGATTCTGGATGATTGGAAGCTCGTACCGGGTGGACGAATTGCGGCTGGTGCTGGCGCTAGTGAGGAACTAACCCTGTTTAACTGTTATGTAATTCCTTCTCCAAAGGATAGCCGCGGCGGTATTATGGAGACGTTGGCTGAAATGACAGAAATAATGGCTCGTGGTGGCGGTGTAGGGATTAACCTATCCTCTCTACGTCCACGTCGTGCAATTGTGAGAGGTGTTAATGGTTCTTCTAGTGGTTCTGTATCTTGGGGCGGTCTGTTTAGTTATACCACTGGACTCATTGAACAAGGCGGTAGCCGCCGCGGTGCACTCATGCTCATGATTAATGACTGGCATCCAGATGTAGAGGACTTCATTACGGTGAAGCAAACGATGGGTCAAGTTACGAATGCGAACCTTTCGGTATGTGTGAGCAATAGCTTTATGAAGGCTGTAAAAGAGAATCTAGATTGGGATCTCGTATTCCCGGATACAACAGACCCTGATTATAATGATGTGTGGGATGGCGATCTCGACAAGTGGAAGGCTGCAGGCAAAAACGTTATTCATTATCGAACTGTTAAAGCGCGTGATGTGTGGCGCACCATTATCGAATCCGCTTGGAAATCCGCTGAGCCAGGTGTTGTGTTCATGGAATATTACAATCAAATGTCCAACAGCTGGTATTTCAATCCGATCATTTGTACGAACCCATGTGGGGAGCAAGGTCTGCCAGGCTGGGGAGTCTGCAATTTGTCAGCTGTGAACCTGTCCAAGTTCTATGATGAGAAGAATCATGATGTAGACTGGGAAGATCTCGCAAGAACAACACGCTATTCCGTTCGTTTCTTGGATAATGTCATCGATAAGACCCCTTATCATTTCCCAGAAAATGAAGCGAATCAGAAAAATGAACGCCGTGTGGGTCTCGGAACGATGGGTCTTGCCGAACTGATGATCAAATTGAACATCCGTTACGGTAGCCCGGAATCTTTGGAGTTTCTGGACAAGCTTTACGGCTTTATGGCTCGTGAAGCATACCTTGCATCCGCAGAGATTGCAGGTGAGAAGGGATCCTTCCTAGCTTTTGATACTGAGAAATACTTAATGAGCGGCTTTATGAAAAATATGCTCGAAACGTATCCAGAGGTTGGCGAAGCGATTCGCAAACACGGTATGCGTAACGTTACAGTAATTACACAAGCACCTACAGGCAGCACAGGTACAATGGTAGGTACTTCGACAGGTATAGAGCCTTATTTCGCCTTCAAATATTTCCGTCAAAGTCGTCTTGGGTATGATGAGCAGTTCGTTCCGATCGCCCAAGAATGGCTTGAAGCTCATCCAGGTGAAGAGCTGCCAGATTACTTCGTAACCTCGATGGATTTGTCGGCTAAGGATCACATTCGTGCACAAGCAGCGATTCAACGCTGGGTGGATAGCTCGATTTCTAAGACAGCCAACTGCCCGTCTGACTTCACAGTAGAAGAGACGGCTGAGCTGTATGAAATGGCCTTCGATCTGGGATGCAAAGGCGTTACAATTTATCGTGACGGTAGCCGTGACGTGCAAGTGCTGCAAACCTCTAAGAAGGAAGACGCAGCAGAAGAGGTAGCTCCAGCTGTTGAAGTTACAGCTGCACCTGAAGCAAGTACAAGTGTTGTAGCAGCAAGCCCAGCACCTCAAGCATCTACTAAAGAGCTGGACAAACAATACAAGAAACGTCCGCAAGTTCTACGCGGTGCAACCTATAAAATCAACACACCTTTCGGTATGGCATATATTACGATCAATGATCTAGATGGTACGCCGGCAGAAATCTTCCTGAATGTGGGTAAAGCAGGCTCTGACGTCTTTGCGATGGCAGAAGCACTTGGACGTGTCTGCTCCTTGTTCCTCCGTTATGGAGATCATGGCGAGAAGGTAGAACTGTTGATCAAACATCTGAAAGGGATCGGTGGGTCAGGCGCTATCGGCTTCGGTGCGAATCGAGTTGAATCCATTGCTGATGCTGTAGCTAAAGCACTAGAAACACACGTGCTGAACAACGCTCAGGATGATCATGTGCCTGCACCTATCGCAGCGACTTTGGAGCTGGAGGATTTCAATGAAGCGTTGAACGCGGAGTTGAAGGCGAGTGTTCCTGCGGCAGCTTCTATTGAAGATGGTCAGGGCGGACATGGCGCGCATAACCATACTTCTGCTTCCCGTGACCTTTGTCCTTCTTGCGGCGGTGCTTCGCTGATAAATATTGAGGGTTGTAAGACTTGCGGGAACTGTGGGTATAGTCGTTGTGGGTAAACGGTAGAGCCAATAAATGTTTTATGGGAAAACTAGAAATGTGACTATGCATAGCTACTAAAAGCAAGCGATCATCGAGAGGAAGTGTTATCCTTTTATCTCAATGGATCGCTTGTTTTTTTATTATTGATGATGTTATAAGAAACAGAAGAAAAAAACTATGATAAAGAATTTATTGAATTTAGGGTAAGAAATGCTTTGGAAATGATAAAGGTAGTACTTAAAGAAAAAGAGAAGGTTGGAATTGCGATTTGGTAAGTGAACTCTGTGTTCTGACTAAGCTTTTAAACACAAAAACACGCGTACTTGTCTAACACAGGTACGCGTGTTTTGATATTCCACTATGGTAGGTATTATTTTTACATATCTAAATTTTTGAATGCGTAAGGCAATAAATCCCTTAAACTCAGCTCTAAGATTTCTTTTTTCTCATTGGTTAAATAGACAGGCATGTCGGGCAAACAGAATTCCGATAATACTTGTCTGCAGATACTGCATGGCGGCAGAAAATCCATTGTGTCACCAGCTACAGCTATAGCCTGAAAATCACCTTTAGTATAGCCCTTTGTAATAGCTGTGAAGATTGCTGTTCTCTCTGCACAATTAGTAGCACCAAAAGATACATTTTCTACGTTTACTCCATTAATAACATTTCCATCTTTAAGTAATAAGGCTGCTCCAACTGGAAATTTAGAATAAGGGGCATAAGCAGCTTTCTTTGTGTTACGTGCGCTTTCCATTAATTCTTCTTTATTCATAATACTCACCCTTTTTAAATAAGAATGAACCTTTCGGTCCCCTTATCGCCAACTTTAAGGTTGGCAGGACTTCTAATATTATAGTCAGACCAAATGGTTGTCAACATTAAAATCTAGAAGCTCCGCCTCCATGATGCACTACTCGATAAGTACCAATAGGGAATCATAGCCTTAAGATATAACTAGATATAGTAAATATAAGTTATACATATTAAGCCTGCCATGGTAGCCTTAACTTATAAGAGACAAGTAGAGGAGTTTTTAATTTGGAAGCCGCTGGGAACACATTTAAACAAAAAATATTGAGCAAGAAACCTGGTATTTTAACATATGGGATGACACCACCGAAGGCAAGCCATTCACCAGAAAAGATATCAGAAATTGCACAGAAACAGGTTGAAAGACTTAAAAACGTTGATTTAGATGCTTTAATTCTTTACGACGTCCAGGAGGAAGCAGAAAGAGTTGATCATGAAAGACCTTACCCATACTTACCAACGATTGATCCGGCTATCTATGGTGATAAATACCTAGGACAAGTGGAGGTCCCGAAAATAATTTATCGGTGCGTCGGTAATGATACAAGAGCTTCGTTCGCGGATTGGATTAAGACTGACGAAAGTGAAGACAGATTTTCCGTGTATGTGGGCGCTTCGTCAAGTAAGCAAGAGGTGAAATTGAATTTACCAGATGCTTATAAGCTAAGCAAACAGTTAAATAGTAATTTGAATTTTGGAGGAGTTGTCATTCCTGAAAGACATATAAAAAAGAATGATGAGCATACACGGATTGTCGAAAAGATTAACAATGGGTGCAGCTTTTTTATCACTCAGGCAACTTATAATGTAGAGGCATCAAAGAATTTATTGTCTGATTTATATTATTACAATACAAATAAGGGTTTTGAAATGGTTCCTATTTTATTTAATCTTGCACCATGTGGCACAGCGAAAACATTACAATTTATGAAATGGTTGGGGATCAGTATCCCGGGATGGTTAGAAAATGAATTGAAATACTCGAACGATATTTTGGATAAATCCATTCAGCTATCTCAAAAAATATTTGAAGAACTATTTGAGTTCGGGCTGGAGAAGGGAATTCCAATTGGATGCAGCATTGAAAGTGTTTCAACAACTAAGTTGGAGATTGAAGCATCCATTCAGCTTGCTAAAGATGTAAAGGCGTTTCTAGATAAAAAGCTGTTGAGTCTAGAAAGTAGATGATTTATTGTTTTAAGGAGATTGAGCCGGTAATCCTTTCTGTTAAGGGTTACCGTTTTTTTATAAGTTAATAGGGACATAATCATCATCTCAATAGCTTGTCTAGTGCCTTTCTTGCATTATTGTAGCTAAATCCTTCATCGAGGATGGTTATGTCATTGGATAATATGGATCTTCGGGCGTTACTGTATGCTGTAGGTGGTGAGAGATTCTGTACAAGCTACTAGATTTCGGCTACGATTCTTATATAACAGATTGACTGAATGGATGGTAGAAATATGTATTGTAAACTGTCAGAAGCATCACCAATCACCATCGGACTGCTAGCACATGTTGATGCCGGCAAAACCACCTTCGCAGAGCAGCTCCTATACCATGCTTCCGGAATTAAGACTCGGGGGAGAGTCGATCATCAGGATGCCTTTTTGGATAGTCATGAGATGGAGCGGGCACGGGGGATAACGATTTTTGCTGACCAGGCGGTGATGAAATTTAACGAACAATCGTATCAGCTCATTGACACACCGGGGCATGTCGATTTTTCAGCTGAGATGGAGCGCGCTTTACAGGTCATGGATTATGCGGTAGTCATCTTAAGTGCTGTGGAGGGCATTGAAGGGCATACCGAGACGGTCTGGCAATTGCTACAGGAATATGGCATACCCACTTTTATATTTATTAACAAAATAGATCGTACCGGTGCTGACGTCCAGCGTGTGCTAAAAGCGTTAAGGCAGCAATTTTCGCCGGATATGTTGTATTTGGCAAAAGGTCTAGATCAGAGCATGCTGCCTGAAGAGGTCATTACCGCCGTTGCTGAGCGAGATGAAACCTTGATGGAGGCATATCTCGAAGACAACATTTATCCTGGGCAGGTATTGGCTACGCTGAAACTAATGGTTAAAGAACGGGTGGTTTTTCCCGTTATGAGTGGAGCAGCTCTATTGGATCAGGGGATTGCGGAATGGATGCAGACGATGCAACTACTAATGGAATCGACTTATGAAGTAAACACAGTATTCGGGGCACGAGTATATAAGGTGCGTCATGAGCTGCAAGGCACGCGACTGACTTTTATGAAGATATTAGCTGGGAAATTACGGGTACGGGAGGATCTCTGCTATAGCACTTCAGAACATGAGGAGTTAAGCCAGAAAATCACTTCTATTCGTATCTATCATGGGGGGAAATATACTTCATGTGATGAAGCCTCCGCGGGACAGCTTGTTGCCGTTACGGGCCTAACCGATGCAGCCATTGGACTGGGTATAGGTAATCATTCAGATCGAGTAGAATCCCGTCTTGAGTCAGCGTTGAAATCCAAAGTTGTATTCAATTTGGGGATATCATCCAGAGAAGTGCTACGCTATTTCATGATCCTGCAAGCCGAAGACCCTACACTGCAAGTGACATGGGAGGACAAGCTGGAGGAGATTCATGTTCATGTGATGGGAATGATCCAGCTAGAGGTACTTCAGCAGGTGGTGTTAGACCGTTTTCAGCTCAAGGTAACGTTCTCAAAGCCAGAGATATTATACAAAGAGACGATCACAGAGACTGTGATTGGCTGTGGGCATTTCGAACCTCTTAAGCATTATGCAGAGGTGCATCTCCGGCTTGCGCCTGCGAAACGTGGTGAGGGTATTACATATCGCAGTACATGCCATGTTGAGCAGCTCAGCACAGGGTATCAACATCTCGTCGGTCAGCATTTACTTGAAAAGGACCATCGTGGAGTTCTTACCGGCTCTCCCGTCACCGATCTGTGTGTAACGCTTTTAACCGGGGCAGCGCATCAGAAGCACACTCATGGCGGTGATTTTCGGGAGGCAACACTTCGGGCACTGCGGCAGGGATTGGAGCAAGCGAACACTATTCTACTGGAACCCTATTATCAATTCAAAATCAAAGTCGATGCAGAGCTTATCGGACGCGTAATGTCTGATATACAGCTTGCCCATGGTGAATTTGACTCGCCAGAAATGCTAGGTGAATCCATGCTTATTCAGGGACGTGCGCCTGTCGCGACGTTCATGCATTATGCAGTAGAACTTGCTTCATTCACGAAGGGCAAAGGAGCAATCTCGATGAAGTTAGGCGGTTATCAGCCATGTCATAACCCAGAACAGGTCATCGCAAGGATTGGATACGACCGCAGCGCTGATCCTGAGTACACCTCCAGCTCTATGTTCTGTGCAAAGGGAGCGGGATATAGCGTTCCTTGGGATGAAGCGCCTTCGTATATGCATTTGGAGATTCAGGAATAGAAGTGAGAGAGACAGGTATTGCCGCAGACTTTGTGGCATACAGCAGCCGATTACGCGAAGCAGCATCTCGAGGAGTACTTATCTCACCCGGAGGTTGAGCGTATCGTTGTCATTAAGTTAGGCATTTCGAAACATCATGAAAAAAAGTGCACAAACCAATCACGGTTTGTGCACTTTTTTCATGAGAAAGCAGTCTAGGAATTATCCTTCACCCCAATATTTCTTTGTCCCCATTCAACAACGGATTCAATTAAAGGCACTAATTCTTTTCCAGATGAAGTCAGAGAATACTCAACTCTTGGTGGCACTTCGTTATACTGCTCCCGATGAATGATTCCATATTCTATAAGATCCCTCAGTGAGTTGGTTAAGGTAGTTCCTGTTATTCCATGCAGTCTTCTTTTTAACTCGTTATAGCGTATGTTGTCGTTCTCACTAAGAATGGCTAGGATCGGGAGGTTCCACTTTCCGCTGATTACATGGAATGCGAAGGTTGCAGGACATAATTGATCAAGTCTAAATTCGTATTTCATACATAACTCCTGTCCAATAGTATTATAAAAGATACTTAGTATTAAAAATAAACGTACTTGTTTGAATTTGTATTGGTATTATAATACTCCCATACAAAGAACTTCTACAAGAGGGCACTTTCTTTGATTCTCCAGTGAAAGGTGATTTATATATGAATAATTCAAATATGATGTGTGACCTTAAAACCGGTGTCTGTGGGCCAGGGGAGGAAGAGCAAATGGAAATGATCGACTTTAATCTACAGTCCCCCAAAATCACACTTTACTATGCAACAGATCCGATCTGTTCCCACTGTTGGGCGCTTGAGCCGGTACTCAATCGTTTTATTCTGCAGTATGGTCAATATTTTAACGTGAAGACGATTATGGGTGGTTTGCTTTCTAGCTGGCATGGTTTTGCAGATGTCTCTAATGGCATTCAACAGCCTTCAGATGTTGCGGAGCATTGGAGAGAAGTCGGTTTACATTCACGTATGCCTATCGATGGTTCTTTGTGGAAAAACAATCCGATTCTTTCTTCGTACCCGCCATCTAGAGTATACAAGGTTATACAAAATACATTTCCGGGTAAAGAAAATGAGTTTTTGCGTCAGGCAAGAGAAGCTGTATTCGCCTTCAATCAGAATATTGGAGAGGAGCAAACATTAGTTGATATAGTCAACAACATTGGGCTAAATGGCGAAAAAATAGTGGCGGATGCTGCTCTTGGATCGGCACAAGATTTGTTAGAGCAGGATTTTGAGTTAGCAGGCAGACTTGGTGTACGTGGATTTCCAACTATTATCATGGTGAATGAAGAAAATAAAGGTGTTAAAATTGTGGGGGCACGATCATTAGAAGCCTATGTCGACGGACTTCAACAAGTTTACAATGGAGATGTAAAAGCTGAAAATGTTCCACCTCTCTCTGAACTTATCAAGGAAGGAAACATTTTGTTCTCCAAGGAAATTGAAGTGTTGTATGATATTGAATCTAGTGATATGGAGTCATTTATAGCCACGGAAATGATAGAGGGGTCATACAGTATTAAGCGGGTTTTAGGTGAATCATACGTAGTATCTTAATTATAATGAAAGAAGCCAGTAACCCAAATTACTTTGGGTTTACTGGCTTCTTTGGCATTTCGCGAAGGTGGATTTGAGGTCGCAAGTGATGATCTGGAGAAACCGCTTGGACGTCCAGCTACTCCAGTAAAAGAAGAAATCCAACAAATTGTTAGCGATTTATCCCAAACCGAAAAATAAGCTATTTTAACATAAAAATAGAATATTATACAATCCAGGTAACACAGAACTAAAGCGTAAAAGCTTCTCGCCCATAATTTGAGTAGTCAATATAGTCAAACATTTGAGGATCTGACAGAGGAGCGGAAAGCGATATTGTCACAGTTACTTGATGGCATAGGGGAGCATTGTTTTATCCAGGGTCCCATTTTTTTCATTATGATGTTCATACAAAAATTGGTGATGCTGCGTCTTTATGTTATGCTAAGCCTAGATTTTAGATGAAATAGAGACCGTTAAGAGAGCGTTATATTATGCGAAAATCATGTATACTCCGAAAGCCCCCTTTTTCTCAAGTTAATTAAAAAAATGATGGTCCTTTAGCGAATTTGTAACAGGCCCTGTGACAGGGTATAATTTACTTGATATAACTAAGAAATCGTTGCTTAACGACTAATAAAGGGGATTTCAAATGTACAGAACAGTTCAAGATTTTCTAGGTGACTGGGCAAGCGCTTCTGCAGGGACGATTCGCGTTCTTGAATCGCTTACCGATGATAAATTAGATCAGGTAATTGTTGAAGGTCACAATTCATTAGGATGGTTAGGTTGGCATTTGGCAACCTGTCCGATGTTCTTTGGTGGTCAGGTAGGTTTAACGCTTACTCCAGTAGGCAATCCGAAGGAAGTTCCGGCTCATGCGGCTGTGATTGTTGAAGCTTATAAGAATATTGCGGCTAATATTGCTTCTGAGGTAGAGAAGTTGACGGACGAGCAAATGGTTGAGAGTGTTCAGACATTTGCTGGATTAACGCCTCGTGGTGCTATGCTTAGATCTCTGATCGATCATCAGACACATCATCGTGGTCAAATGACAGTCCTTTTACGTCAAGCAGGTCTTCGTGTACCTGGCGTAATTGGTCCTACTAGAGAAGAACAAGCTCAAATGAAATAGTTATTGGTACCTTTCCCTAATGATAGATTGGCGACTAGGGAGGGTACTACGAAAAAATCTCGTTTCCCAGACGTTTGTCTTGGAAACGAGATTTTTTGTTGTGGATGTAGTCCTATCTATTATTGCTAAAGATTGCAACTTCTTTTTGCGGGGTTCGGCGATCTCAATTAGCCTGCTTCAATTTGGTGCATATATTCTCTGGGAGAGATCCCCGTTATTTTCTTGAAGACCTTACTGAAATAGAAGGCACTTTCATAACCGAGTTTTTGTGAAATTTCATAAATACGACCTTCTCCCCGTGCCATCATTTCCTTGGCAGCAGTGATTTTGGTCTCCGTGATATATTCCACATAATTGACTTTAGCGACTTTGGAGAACAGATGGCTCAAATAGTTTGGACTGAAATTGAAGACATCGGCCACTTGATTCAGTGAAAGCTTAGTGTCGAGATTTCTTTTGATATATTCCTGGACATTTTTGACGATTTGTTCTTTATAGCTTTGTCTTCGACTTGATAGAATTTCCGAACAGCCGTCACGGAACTGAATTAACCAGCCGGCGATCTCTTCAATTGTATGCATCTGATAGATGGCCCGGTAGCCTTCCGGCTCATTTTCGAAGATATGCTCAACAATGTTTTCTCCATCTGCTAGTAGCGAAGTGGCCATATATAGAATATTGCAGGCGGCATCGGTGGCGGGTACCAATAAGTCGGGGCGGTCTTCAAAGATTTCAATCATTTTGGAGATGATGGTGTACAAAGCAAGAGTATCTAATTCTTCAAATGCACGGCGGATTTCCGAACGGGATTCGGAGAAATCAAACAACGGATGCTCTTGCTCTAGAGGCTCACCCTCAGCGAAAAAAACAAAGGACCGTTCTTTCACAGCAACCGGCAATGCCTTTCGGGCTGCAAGGTAGCTCTCCCGCAGCAAATAAGGCTCCTCGACCGCAAACCCTATGGCACCAATAATCGTTACATTGAAATAGTTATGTAGTACGGATGCCATGTCGGTAAGTTGTTTCTCAATGGCAGACATCCAGTGACTAGGATTGACTCCGGGGACAGGCAGAGCAACGGCGAAATTGCGCAAGTCAAGACTGGTTACATAGCAAGGATTGATAGAGGCAAGTGTATCCTTTGCCAATTGTACTGTGCTTGAGCATAAAGCGACCAGCTTATCCCCACGGGGTGGGACGGTGTCCGGACCCAGAATCCGGCAGGTACAGACCAGGTAGGCGGGCTCGGAAAAGTCTAACGCCAGATCCTCTTTCTGCAGGAGATACTGGTTCTTATTCT
This Paenibacillus sp. FSL R5-0345 DNA region includes the following protein-coding sequences:
- a CDS encoding response regulator; the encoded protein is MIKLLIADDEALVCIGLQSMLKWEQYNIEIVGIAHNGAQEEEMIDTLRPDIVISDIKMPIKSGLEVAASIRQKYGRLPLFIMLTSYEEFQYARGAIEVQATDYLVKLELTPEALSESIRKAISFLESYQTMESYPKLVHRGNLQAQRDKFFIRLFNNLFENKNQYLLQKEDLALDFSEPAYLVCTCRILGPDTVPPRGDKLVALCSSTVQLAKDTLASINPCYVTSLDLRNFAVALPVPGVNPSHWMSAIEKQLTDMASVLHNYFNVTIIGAIGFAVEEPYLLRESYLAARKALPVAVKERSFVFFAEGEPLEQEHPLFDFSESRSEIRRAFEELDTLALYTIISKMIEIFEDRPDLLVPATDAACNILYMATSLLADGENIVEHIFENEPEGYRAIYQMHTIEEIAGWLIQFRDGCSEILSSRRQSYKEQIVKNVQEYIKRNLDTKLSLNQVADVFNFSPNYLSHLFSKVAKVNYVEYITETKITAAKEMMARGEGRIYEISQKLGYESAFYFSKVFKKITGISPREYMHQIEAG
- a CDS encoding elongation factor G — its product is MYCKLSEASPITIGLLAHVDAGKTTFAEQLLYHASGIKTRGRVDHQDAFLDSHEMERARGITIFADQAVMKFNEQSYQLIDTPGHVDFSAEMERALQVMDYAVVILSAVEGIEGHTETVWQLLQEYGIPTFIFINKIDRTGADVQRVLKALRQQFSPDMLYLAKGLDQSMLPEEVITAVAERDETLMEAYLEDNIYPGQVLATLKLMVKERVVFPVMSGAALLDQGIAEWMQTMQLLMESTYEVNTVFGARVYKVRHELQGTRLTFMKILAGKLRVREDLCYSTSEHEELSQKITSIRIYHGGKYTSCDEASAGQLVAVTGLTDAAIGLGIGNHSDRVESRLESALKSKVVFNLGISSREVLRYFMILQAEDPTLQVTWEDKLEEIHVHVMGMIQLEVLQQVVLDRFQLKVTFSKPEILYKETITETVIGCGHFEPLKHYAEVHLRLAPAKRGEGITYRSTCHVEQLSTGYQHLVGQHLLEKDHRGVLTGSPVTDLCVTLLTGAAHQKHTHGGDFREATLRALRQGLEQANTILLEPYYQFKIKVDAELIGRVMSDIQLAHGEFDSPEMLGESMLIQGRAPVATFMHYAVELASFTKGKGAISMKLGGYQPCHNPEQVIARIGYDRSADPEYTSSSMFCAKGAGYSVPWDEAPSYMHLEIQE
- a CDS encoding winged helix-turn-helix transcriptional regulator, which translates into the protein MKYEFRLDQLCPATFAFHVISGKWNLPILAILSENDNIRYNELKRRLHGITGTTLTNSLRDLIEYGIIHREQYNEVPPRVEYSLTSSGKELVPLIESVVEWGQRNIGVKDNS
- a CDS encoding DinB family protein — its product is MYRTVQDFLGDWASASAGTIRVLESLTDDKLDQVIVEGHNSLGWLGWHLATCPMFFGGQVGLTLTPVGNPKEVPAHAAVIVEAYKNIAANIASEVEKLTDEQMVESVQTFAGLTPRGAMLRSLIDHQTHHRGQMTVLLRQAGLRVPGVIGPTREEQAQMK
- a CDS encoding adenosylcobalamin-dependent ribonucleoside-diphosphate reductase is translated as MGKVEGKQRLEGLSEKIFLDRYAWKDADSNNAKVGDVVLVLTKDDPKFPTKEVGEIVERNGRIVTVKTRSGELVKSDVEKLTLNIEKKPEEMWDRLSSAMASVEKTPELQEEWAGKFRSILDDWKLVPGGRIAAGAGASEELTLFNCYVIPSPKDSRGGIMETLAEMTEIMARGGGVGINLSSLRPRRAIVRGVNGSSSGSVSWGGLFSYTTGLIEQGGSRRGALMLMINDWHPDVEDFITVKQTMGQVTNANLSVCVSNSFMKAVKENLDWDLVFPDTTDPDYNDVWDGDLDKWKAAGKNVIHYRTVKARDVWRTIIESAWKSAEPGVVFMEYYNQMSNSWYFNPIICTNPCGEQGLPGWGVCNLSAVNLSKFYDEKNHDVDWEDLARTTRYSVRFLDNVIDKTPYHFPENEANQKNERRVGLGTMGLAELMIKLNIRYGSPESLEFLDKLYGFMAREAYLASAEIAGEKGSFLAFDTEKYLMSGFMKNMLETYPEVGEAIRKHGMRNVTVITQAPTGSTGTMVGTSTGIEPYFAFKYFRQSRLGYDEQFVPIAQEWLEAHPGEELPDYFVTSMDLSAKDHIRAQAAIQRWVDSSISKTANCPSDFTVEETAELYEMAFDLGCKGVTIYRDGSRDVQVLQTSKKEDAAEEVAPAVEVTAAPEASTSVVAASPAPQASTKELDKQYKKRPQVLRGATYKINTPFGMAYITINDLDGTPAEIFLNVGKAGSDVFAMAEALGRVCSLFLRYGDHGEKVELLIKHLKGIGGSGAIGFGANRVESIADAVAKALETHVLNNAQDDHVPAPIAATLELEDFNEALNAELKASVPAAASIEDGQGGHGAHNHTSASRDLCPSCGGASLINIEGCKTCGNCGYSRCG
- a CDS encoding methylenetetrahydrofolate reductase, whose amino-acid sequence is MEAAGNTFKQKILSKKPGILTYGMTPPKASHSPEKISEIAQKQVERLKNVDLDALILYDVQEEAERVDHERPYPYLPTIDPAIYGDKYLGQVEVPKIIYRCVGNDTRASFADWIKTDESEDRFSVYVGASSSKQEVKLNLPDAYKLSKQLNSNLNFGGVVIPERHIKKNDEHTRIVEKINNGCSFFITQATYNVEASKNLLSDLYYYNTNKGFEMVPILFNLAPCGTAKTLQFMKWLGISIPGWLENELKYSNDILDKSIQLSQKIFEELFEFGLEKGIPIGCSIESVSTTKLEIEASIQLAKDVKAFLDKKLLSLESR
- a CDS encoding DsbA family oxidoreductase, whose protein sequence is MNNSNMMCDLKTGVCGPGEEEQMEMIDFNLQSPKITLYYATDPICSHCWALEPVLNRFILQYGQYFNVKTIMGGLLSSWHGFADVSNGIQQPSDVAEHWREVGLHSRMPIDGSLWKNNPILSSYPPSRVYKVIQNTFPGKENEFLRQAREAVFAFNQNIGEEQTLVDIVNNIGLNGEKIVADAALGSAQDLLEQDFELAGRLGVRGFPTIIMVNEENKGVKIVGARSLEAYVDGLQQVYNGDVKAENVPPLSELIKEGNILFSKEIEVLYDIESSDMESFIATEMIEGSYSIKRVLGESYVVS
- a CDS encoding cytidine deaminase, whose amino-acid sequence is MNKEELMESARNTKKAAYAPYSKFPVGAALLLKDGNVINGVNVENVSFGATNCAERTAIFTAITKGYTKGDFQAIAVAGDTMDFLPPCSICRQVLSEFCLPDMPVYLTNEKKEILELSLRDLLPYAFKNLDM